One window from the genome of Nitrosopumilus sp. encodes:
- a CDS encoding tetratricopeptide repeat protein produces MGLFGSKENVEDLMYNAMTLMEKNQPKGAIALFNKVLKQESKNTSALYNKGMALNQIKKYSDAITCFDILLEINPKDAQAWNNRGIAMAENGNIQAAAECYDKAIEADSKNAASYFNKGVLLDKLEEREEALEVLDKAISIEPRKPNALFYKGIILGKMKKHEESLNCFDKVHKNHPSHMDAFFHKGIELAELDKHEKAIQVFDQILSKHKDNVNIIYAKSRSKAALGEYPEALELLKISISKNPKIIRNWARSEPIFAKLLSNDEFRKLVKM; encoded by the coding sequence ATGGGACTGTTTGGATCTAAAGAAAATGTAGAAGATTTGATGTATAATGCAATGACATTAATGGAAAAAAATCAGCCGAAAGGAGCAATTGCATTATTCAATAAGGTTCTCAAACAGGAATCTAAGAACACTTCAGCATTATACAACAAAGGTATGGCGTTGAATCAGATCAAAAAATACAGTGATGCAATAACTTGTTTTGATATTTTACTTGAGATAAATCCTAAAGATGCACAAGCATGGAATAACAGAGGAATAGCCATGGCCGAAAATGGAAACATTCAGGCAGCAGCAGAATGTTATGACAAAGCTATAGAAGCAGATTCTAAAAATGCTGCATCATATTTTAACAAAGGAGTTTTGCTTGACAAACTAGAAGAAAGAGAAGAGGCGTTAGAGGTATTAGATAAAGCAATTTCGATTGAGCCAAGAAAGCCAAATGCATTGTTTTACAAGGGAATAATTTTAGGCAAAATGAAAAAACACGAAGAATCATTGAACTGTTTTGATAAAGTACACAAAAATCACCCTAGTCACATGGATGCATTTTTTCATAAAGGAATAGAATTAGCAGAGTTAGACAAACATGAAAAAGCAATACAAGTGTTTGATCAAATTTTATCAAAACATAAAGACAATGTAAATATTATTTATGCCAAGTCAAGAAGTAAAGCCGCACTAGGAGAATATCCAGAAGCGTTAGAGTTGCTAAAAATATCTATTTCTAAAAACCCAAAAATAATTAGAAATTGGGCTAGAAGTGAGCCAATATTTGCAAAATTACTATCAAATGATGAG